CTCCGGCAACAACCTCCACGGCATCGGTGCCGGAGTCGAAACCGGCAAAGGTAAAGTCGGAGCCGCCTTGTGGTTCAAACCCGGAGCCGCTGGCGGCAAAGGCGGCGCTGCTGGAGCCGGTAGCTTCGTGAAGCACACCTGGGACCGCTTCGTCCCCATCGTCGCCCGCAGCATGGCTTTGGCTGGCAAAACCGTCCTCGTCAGCGGTGCTCCTGATACCATCGACGAAGAATACGCCTTCGAACGCCTCGCCGCCAAAGACCCCGCCATCCTCAAGGAACTCGAAGAGCAAAACGAAGCCCTCGAAGGCCGTCGCGGAGCCAAAATGTGGGCCGTGAACACCGAAACCGGCGAGCAAAGCACCGGCCTCGAACTCACCTCCCCGCCCGTCTGGGACGGCATCACCGTCGCCCAAGGCCGCGTGTATGTCAGCACCATGGACGGCAAGGTGCAGTGCTTCGGGAAATGATCATGCGTTTTGCCGCCATCCTCAGCCTTGTTTGTGCCAGTGGAGCCTGCGCCTGCACGATCCCGGTGTTTCGTTATGCCCTGGACCGTTGGGAGGCGGACAAATTTCATCTCGTGCTGCCTGCATCGGCGGCGCAAGACACCGCATTGCAGGATGTGCTGCGGCCTCTTCGTGCGAATGGGAAGGCGAACATGGACATCACAACTTCGCGTGATGCTGCGGTGACGAAGGCGGAATTGCGCAATTCGCGTGAGAGCAGCCAGATTGTCTGGTCGGGTGAGCTGGACAAAACATCGCTTGCCGCCTTGCTGGACTCGCCAGCGCGGAAAAAGATCGTCGAGAGCATTTTGGCCGGGGATTCCTTCATCTGGGTCATTGCGGACAATGGATCGCCCCAGGATGCTGCGGAGGTGGAGCGCATCGAAAAACGGCTGAAGTTTCTGGAGCAAGTGGCCTCGCTGCCGCTCCAAGATCCGAACGACCCGGACAGCCAGCTTGGTCCCGGGCCGCCATTGAAACTGAAATTCACCACGCTGCGTCTGCGTCGTGACGATCCTGCGGAAAAGGTGCTCTTAAAGATGCTCGCCGGACCCAAAGGCGAACTCGATCCTGCGAGCACGAGCTTTGCGGCCCCGGTGTTTGGGAAGGGCAGGGTGCTCGGAGCCTGGCCGCTGGCCTTGCTTGACGATGCCACGCTGGAAGAGGCCAGCCTGTTCCTCGTGGGCCGTTGCGGTTGTCGCATCAAAAACGAAAACCCAGGGTGGGATCTCCTGCTCAATCTGGACTGGGAAACGGCGCTTCCAGAGGCTGCTTCGGTATCACGGGGCACCCATTCGCCACCGGCCTTGGCTGTAGCCCAACCAAAGGCAGCTCCCGAGGTCATGACCATTTCAGGGGAAGATGTGAAACAGGAAGGAACGTCGAAATGGGGTGGTGTGCCGATGGCTGGCATCCTTTTCGGGCTCGTCTTGATCGTGGTGACCCTGTATCGGCTCAGAAAGGCCTGAATGGCCCGATTGACGAATTAAGTCGGAAAACAGGGGCGAGCCTTTGGACCTGTAGCGACTGCGGGGACTGAAAATCTCAAAATCGCAAAAATGATTTGCCGAATCTATTGATTTGAGAGATTATTTAACTTATCTGAATAATCAATAGTTCCCCTGCTTGCCATGAAAAGGATCTTATTTAGCGCCCTGATCGTCAGTGTCGCCTGCTGCCAGAGTGCCTTTGGACAAGGAGCTCCTCCCGCTGGTTATGGAGTCATGGGGGTTCCGCCTCCTGGTTATGGTGCATACGGTGCGCCGCCGCCGTCTGTCCCTGCCTACCCCAATTCTCTGCCGCCGCCGTCCATCACTCCAGGAGTGACGGCACCGCCCCCGTATGCTGATCCGTATGCCTCGGCCCCACCGCCCGGACAGATGTCATCTTATGCTCCTCAGGGTGTTAGCAATTACAGCGCGCCTCCGGGCGCTGCAACCTACGGTGCCAAACCTGGACCTGACATGGTCAATTTTAACAATCTGGAAGTGTTCTACCGCTACGTGGACCCGAAGGACAAGAATCTGGATGGTGCTCACACCATCGGCGGTGCGCTCACGGTGGCGTTGTTCAATCCCCTTTACCTGAAGATCGGAGCGTCTTGGGGCAGTGGTTCAGGCGGTACGGGCACCGTGGGCGGAGCCGCAAATGCCAACTATGATTTTGCCAGCATTCAGGCTGGTGCGGGTTTTCACACGCCGCTCATCCATAACAAGCTCACCTTTGTGGCCGAGGCGGGTATAAACTATACCAGCCTGCGTGCGACGGATTCCTCTCTGAGTTTCAGCGATGGTTCGATTTACATCCGCCCGGCTTTGCGCTTCACACCGCTCGATTGGTTGGAAGTGCAAGGGGGGGTGACGGTAAGCAGCGCCGACAAGTATGACAGCAAGGTGCTGGATATTTCCACCTACTTCCGTCTCCTGCCCATGTTCGACATTGGCATCGGAGCTGATTTTGGCGACACCACACGAGCCTTCCGCACCGCTCTGCGTCTGCGTTGGTAGTTCAGATTCTTCCAAGCTCAATGACCCGAGCACCCTGTCTCCCGACAGGGTGCTTTTTTATGCCTTCCATGTGCGTGTGGGTTTGTGGCGCTTCGGAAAGCAGGTGCGGCAGATTTCGCAGGCAGTACCGTCACAGCCGCGTGCGGTGCAGTGTTCACGACCATAGTAGATGATCTGGAGGTGCAGCCGGTTCCAGGATTCCTTTGGGAACAGACGTTTCAGGTCGCGTTCGGTTTGCAGCACGGATTTGCCGGTGGTCAGGCCCCAGCGCTGAGCCAGCCGGTGGATGTGAGTATCCACTGGGAACGAAGGCACGCCAAAGGCCTGCGCCATCACCACTTGGGCCGTTTTATGGCCGACTCCAGGCAGCCGCTCCAATGCCTCCAGCGAGGCAGGAACCTGACCATGATGTTCCGCCAGCAGGATGCCTGACAGCTCTTTGATAGCTTTGGCTTTCTGGGGTCCCAAGCCACATGGACGGATAATCGCCGCGATTTTGTCCAAGGGAGCGGCTGCCAAAGCGGCCGGTGTGCGTCCAAGTTGGAATAGCGCAGGGGTTACCTGATTGACCCGGACATCGGTGCATTGCGCCGAAAGCAGAACCGCTACCAGCAGGGTAAACGCGTCCTCATGATCAAGGGGAATCGCTGGTTGGGGATACAGCTGCCCCAGCCGTTGTAAAACATGGTCAGCACGCTCCTGTCGGGTCACCGTGGCAAGTCTCTGCGGAACTAGGAACTGCCCTGGATGCGCGATACCATGCGGCGGATGTGCGAATAGCCGGTGCGATCTTTCATGATGGACAGGCTCTTGGAAAACGAACCCCACTTCAGCACGCGAATGTTCACATTGCGGACTCCCCAAGCCCTCATCGTGGCCTTGTCCGGTTTGTAGAGATCGATCGTGTTGGTGCCGACCAGCGCAGAACCGTAGTCATCGACTTGATAGACGTAGGGCAGTCCTTCGATCTGGAAAATCGTTCCCACCGGATACACCGACCAGTCGGCGGCGGCGCTGCGTACGTTGCCATACTTGAGCTGGGTTCCGACCGCTGTCTTGGCACCATAAATGATGTGATCCGACTCCCCATGGGTGTAGGCGGTGGTGCGTACGGACGTGATGCGCGAGGCATTCTTGTTGAGCTTGCTCGCGCCGAACACCCCTGAGGAGGAGCAGGAAACAAGCTGGCAGGCGGCAAAGCCGAGAAGAAGGAGGAGGGTGAGATGGCGCATTGTTATCAACAATATGCTGATTATTAACTTTCCTTTTAGACCACTTATTCTGGGGTAAACACCCGCCGAAAGCAATCATAGATTTCAAGCCGCCTTTTCCAGGCATGCTAATACACCAAGAAAAACCCCGGTCCCTACAGGAAACCGGGGTTCGAAAAGTCAGTGGCTGAACGTTGCTGGGTTGCGCGGATCAATTCGTGCTCGCCGTCTTGGCTGTCTCAGTTTTCTTCAGCACCTTGGCCAGCTTTTGGGCAAACTCATCGGGCGATGAGCCGCCTTCCTGCTGGTCGATGGTCTTGCCCGCAGGGTCCAGAAACAGGAGGTACGGTACCGACTCCAGCTTGTGGCTCTCAAACAACTTGCTGTTGGCCTCCACATCAATGTCGAGGTAGGCCCAGTTGAACTGGTTGTGGAACGGCTTCACCGCTGCGCTCGGATAAACGTCCTTCTTCATCTCCTGACAGGGACCGCACCACGAGGCGGAGAACACGAGGATCGTGGGCTTGCCGTTCTCCTTGGTGGCTTTCAGCACCGCATCGGCTTGGGTGGTGAACTTGGGACTGCCTGCGGGAAAATCGGCGGCGTGGAGACAAACCGCCAGGGATGCGGCGGCGAGGAAGGCGAGGGCTGTTTTCATGGAGTGGTGGGTGAATCAGGAACGCAAAAAAACGCTCCGTGAGCGGTCATAAGACGCACCATTCCAAAAGATATTCCAAGGCGCTCCAAATTTGTCGTTCAAGGCTTGCCCCGGCCGGCGCGAAGTTCCTTGGCCAGCACGGCCATCCGCCGCCAGCAGGTCCACAAGCCGCCGAAGAAGATCAAGGTCAGCGCGATCAGGATGCCCACACGTTCGCGGCCCATGAGATGCTGGATCATCTCGATCAAAACCCCGCCGCAGACCACCGCCATGCGATGCTGCTTCGCCATCGGCCCGCGATAATCATGTTTCCCGGTCAGCGACGCACCCAGCACGCGGACGTAGGCCGTCCACACCGCCACCACCGCGCAGCACCAGCCCAGCGGAATCACCTCAAACAGCTTCACCACCCCCGGTTCACCGGCACCGCTGTACCCAGCCCCCACGAGAATCAGCACATCCGCCACGCGATCCGGCGCATCGTTGTAAACCGCCCCGATGGGAGATCCTTGGCCGCCTTCCACCGCCACCATGCCGTCCATCAGATTGCACACGAGCCGCAGTTGGATGCACACGAGGGCCCCAAGCCATGCGGCGAGGATGCCCGCCGTGCCAGTTTGATCCCCGGCCACCAGAAAGCAGGCCATCGCTCCGCCTGCAAACACCACGCTGAGCACCGAGATCGCGTTCGGCGTCAGTCCAGATCGCGCGAGCGTTCCTGCCAGCGCATGCGCCCAGCGCGTGTCGCGGGATTTCAGCACGCGGCGCGAGGCCAGAGGCTCTTCAGGCACGCTCATGAAATATTCCTGAGGTTAGCGCGGCGTGGCCATCCAGCGGGTGACGCGACCTCGGCTGAATTCCACCACACCGGCGGTGTACGGCACATACATCACCGAGGGGCCGCCGCCCATGTAGGGGAAGCCGTAGCCGCCGCCATAGCCATACGGTCCCCATCCGCCGTAACCGAAGCCGCCGTAACCAAAGCCCATGCCGATGCTGAACGTCCGCACCGGCCGCTCACCCAGATAAGTCCAGGCTTCCACTTCCTTGCCTCGGTTGGTCCCCACAGACACACGATCCGGGCGTCCCCAGGCGAGGAAAACCGCATCGCGCGTCATGCCCTCGCGGATCACACCGCTGATCACGAGCTGACGGTCACGGGTGCTCAGTGCCGCGAAGAGCTGCGGGTTTCTTTCGATACGCGTTTGCGGTGTCGAGGCGCACTGGGACAGCAGCAGGGCGGCGGTCAGGCCCAGGCAGGAGCGGAGGAAGAGGTGGAGTTTCATGGTGATGAAGAATACGCCCGGCAGCGTTGAAATGTCGAGCGCTGCTAATGACGTGCGCCGGAGCCGCTTCGTTCATCCTTGGGCATGGAAAAGCGCCGCAGCCACAGCCACGCACCCGCCAGCACCACGGTTCCCACAAACCACCACGGCCACACCGTCAGGGCTGCCGCAAACACCCGCGGATCATCCGCCTTCAGTCCCAGGTTCGATCCCACCCAGCCCGTCTGCCAGCCAAACAGCAGCGTCAGCGCTCCGTAGGCCAGGTTGATCGTCAGCCCGCGAAAGCTCAGCGCCGTCGCCCGCTGCGCCGAATCCACGATCTCATTGAGGTAATGCGAGAGGAAGAATTGCAGGAAGCGCATGCTCAGGAACAGCGGCACCACCAGCACGATCCCCGTCCAGCCCGGCTGCGGATGCGCCGCCGCCATCAGGCCCCCGAACACCACCAGGCCCAGCCACAGAAAATTCTGCCGCGCGCTCATCACTTTCGTGCTCGTCTCCATCCAGCCCGCCGTCACCAGCCCCAGCAGCGACACACCCGTGCCGATCACGCCATACCAGCCTTCCTCGATGCCCACCAGACGATAGAAATTACTCGCCACCGTCAGGAACAGCCGGATCACGCTGTCAAACACCAGCCCGAACACGATCAGCGCAAACGCCGCCCGCGTGCGCCAGATCCAGCCGCCCGTTTTCAGAATCGACAGCCACGTCTCACGCACACTCTGCATAATCGAAGCCTTCGGGGCAGGGGCGCGCTGCTCCGTCATCCGCAGCGTCACCAGCAGGCAGGTCAGCGCCGTCCCCAGGCCCAGCAGCAGCGGCAGCTTCATCGAGACCTCCTTCGCCACCTCCCCCTCGAAGCCGAGGAAATGCAGCGCGCCCGTCAGCGTGTGATGATCATACAGCACCGAGCCCGTGATCGATGACACCACAAAGCCCAGCGCCATCCCCCGGCTCAGCTTCGCCATCACCTGCGGCCACAGCGTCGTGCGTTCCGCCTCCGGCAGCGAATCATACGCCAGCGCCTCGTCCGCCCCGCTCGCGCAGGCCTCCGCCGCGCCGCTCAGCACGCGGTTCAGCACAAACAGCCACAGCACGATGTCATGCCGGCCCACCGGCATCGCACACAGCACCGCCATCTCCAGCACCATCAGCACGCCTGCGGCAATCACCAGCAGCCTCCGGCCAAAGCGGTCCGCCAGCGCCCCCGACGGCACCTCCAGCACCACGCTCGTCAGCGCCCACACCACATTCAGCGCCGCAAACTCCCCGATGCTCAATCCGAGATCGAGAAACAGGATCGTGAACACCGGATAGTAGAACCG
This genomic interval from Prosthecobacter sp. contains the following:
- the nth gene encoding endonuclease III, which produces MTRQERADHVLQRLGQLYPQPAIPLDHEDAFTLLVAVLLSAQCTDVRVNQVTPALFQLGRTPAALAAAPLDKIAAIIRPCGLGPQKAKAIKELSGILLAEHHGQVPASLEALERLPGVGHKTAQVVMAQAFGVPSFPVDTHIHRLAQRWGLTTGKSVLQTERDLKRLFPKESWNRLHLQIIYYGREHCTARGCDGTACEICRTCFPKRHKPTRTWKA
- a CDS encoding CDP-alcohol phosphatidyltransferase family protein is translated as MSVPEEPLASRRVLKSRDTRWAHALAGTLARSGLTPNAISVLSVVFAGGAMACFLVAGDQTGTAGILAAWLGALVCIQLRLVCNLMDGMVAVEGGQGSPIGAVYNDAPDRVADVLILVGAGYSGAGEPGVVKLFEVIPLGWCCAVVAVWTAYVRVLGASLTGKHDYRGPMAKQHRMAVVCGGVLIEMIQHLMGRERVGILIALTLIFFGGLWTCWRRMAVLAKELRAGRGKP
- a CDS encoding 3D domain-containing protein, with the protein product MRHLTLLLLLGFAACQLVSCSSSGVFGASKLNKNASRITSVRTTAYTHGESDHIIYGAKTAVGTQLKYGNVRSAAADWSVYPVGTIFQIEGLPYVYQVDDYGSALVGTNTIDLYKPDKATMRAWGVRNVNIRVLKWGSFSKSLSIMKDRTGYSHIRRMVSRIQGSS
- a CDS encoding MFS transporter is translated as MSEHSNARLFVWFRILFNCRFYYPVFTILFLDLGLSIGEFAALNVVWALTSVVLEVPSGALADRFGRRLLVIAAGVLMVLEMAVLCAMPVGRHDIVLWLFVLNRVLSGAAEACASGADEALAYDSLPEAERTTLWPQVMAKLSRGMALGFVVSSITGSVLYDHHTLTGALHFLGFEGEVAKEVSMKLPLLLGLGTALTCLLVTLRMTEQRAPAPKASIMQSVRETWLSILKTGGWIWRTRAAFALIVFGLVFDSVIRLFLTVASNFYRLVGIEEGWYGVIGTGVSLLGLVTAGWMETSTKVMSARQNFLWLGLVVFGGLMAAAHPQPGWTGIVLVVPLFLSMRFLQFFLSHYLNEIVDSAQRATALSFRGLTINLAYGALTLLFGWQTGWVGSNLGLKADDPRVFAAALTVWPWWFVGTVVLAGAWLWLRRFSMPKDERSGSGARH
- a CDS encoding thioredoxin family protein — protein: MKTALAFLAAASLAVCLHAADFPAGSPKFTTQADAVLKATKENGKPTILVFSASWCGPCQEMKKDVYPSAAVKPFHNQFNWAYLDIDVEANSKLFESHKLESVPYLLFLDPAGKTIDQQEGGSSPDEFAQKLAKVLKKTETAKTASTN